Proteins encoded within one genomic window of Candidatus Nezhaarchaeota archaeon:
- a CDS encoding class II aldolase/adducin family protein, protein MIVGKSLDREVYEVLREYASRIAKRGYVTAHGGNLSIRSGDYMWITRHACSLENLRPEDIVKVPIDRPSSYDIIASTEAPVHREIYRRTGNLVVMHAHPPFSVALSYFIDELIPPDSEGYHVLRRVPVVEGAPGSSTLANEVANGLARHWAVIVRGHGVFASSKFIDHTYQILCMVEHSAKILYLKNLYEKSLGVRARTPREF, encoded by the coding sequence ATGATTGTTGGAAAGAGCTTGGATCGCGAGGTTTACGAGGTTCTAAGGGAGTACGCCTCTAGAATCGCTAAGAGAGGCTACGTTACAGCTCATGGCGGAAATCTTAGTATCAGATCTGGAGATTACATGTGGATAACAAGGCACGCCTGCTCCCTCGAGAATCTTAGACCTGAGGATATCGTCAAGGTGCCCATTGATAGGCCTTCTAGCTATGATATTATAGCGTCAACAGAGGCACCAGTTCATAGAGAAATATACAGGAGGACCGGAAACTTGGTCGTGATGCATGCCCACCCACCATTCTCGGTTGCTCTATCGTATTTCATCGACGAGCTGATACCGCCGGACTCTGAGGGCTACCACGTTTTAAGGCGCGTACCGGTTGTTGAAGGTGCTCCTGGCTCCTCAACACTGGCTAATGAGGTAGCTAATGGACTAGCAAGGCATTGGGCTGTCATAGTTAGAGGACATGGAGTCTTCGCTTCATCGAAGTTCATTGACCATACTTACCAAATTCTGTGCATGGTCGAGCACTCAGCTAAAATACTGTACTTAAAGAACTTGTACGAGAAATCTCTCGGAGTGAGAGCTAGGACTCCGAGAGAGTTTTGA
- a CDS encoding aldehyde ferredoxin oxidoreductase family protein, translated as MAGWWGRVLRVDLNRREVAVDNLELSLLKMFLGGTGLGAYWLYKYLRPGVEPLSKDNIIVLASGPLTGTRVYGTSRVTLISKSPLTSTFFDSTCGGIFPAYFKKSGFDAMVVHGASDEPVYVHVYDDGAEILPAKDLWGLKVTETIQELRKRHGFKCSAIAIGPAGENIVRIASVMGDNGHAFGRGGLGAVFGSKKLKAIVASGTKVVAEARSEELDELLDNMRVRITWSPYLGRTLRDVGTNALLTVINDWGLLPTMNFLRGTFDGASKLSAEELAKLVIGRRGCYNCPIACKRVTKTDKMSGDGPEYESIANLGSMLGVDDLKDVAEMNYLCNELGLDTISMGVTLACFLELVEKGKVNLDLRWGEAERLKNLIVDTAYRRGYGDVLAEGSLRLARSYGDEELSMSVKGLEIPAYDPRGAFGMALSYATSYRGACHLRSWTIAFEVIGVPNLVERFSAFEKPSLVKYTQDLSAVYDSLVMCKHFAVEFDEEPLSAMLSAVTGVEFSKEGLLMVGERVWTIARLFNIREGFSKKDDRLPRRLLTPLTTGPTAGRIPPLNDMIEEYYLIRGWDSNGVPTKRCLSKLSLEGIV; from the coding sequence ATGGCCGGTTGGTGGGGCAGAGTTCTCCGAGTAGATTTGAATAGGAGGGAAGTTGCTGTTGACAACTTAGAGCTAAGTCTCCTAAAGATGTTCCTTGGTGGTACGGGTTTGGGTGCTTACTGGCTATACAAATACTTGAGACCTGGTGTTGAGCCTCTATCTAAAGATAATATCATAGTTCTTGCTTCAGGCCCTCTAACCGGTACTAGGGTTTATGGGACGTCGAGGGTTACCTTGATATCGAAGTCGCCCTTAACATCGACGTTTTTCGATAGCACATGTGGCGGGATCTTCCCAGCATACTTCAAGAAGAGCGGCTTTGATGCCATGGTTGTACATGGTGCATCCGACGAACCTGTTTACGTGCACGTTTACGATGATGGAGCAGAGATACTTCCTGCTAAGGACTTGTGGGGGCTTAAGGTTACAGAGACGATCCAAGAACTTCGAAAAAGACATGGATTTAAGTGTTCAGCCATAGCGATAGGCCCTGCAGGAGAGAATATCGTCAGGATCGCCTCAGTCATGGGCGACAACGGTCATGCCTTTGGTAGAGGAGGGCTTGGAGCAGTATTTGGATCTAAGAAGTTAAAGGCGATAGTAGCTAGTGGAACTAAGGTGGTTGCTGAAGCTCGAAGCGAGGAACTCGACGAGCTGCTTGATAACATGCGTGTTAGAATAACGTGGAGCCCCTATTTGGGTAGGACATTAAGGGATGTTGGAACCAATGCTCTACTAACAGTGATAAATGACTGGGGTCTCTTACCAACCATGAACTTCTTACGAGGTACATTTGATGGTGCCTCTAAGCTATCAGCTGAAGAGCTAGCTAAGCTAGTGATAGGTAGGAGGGGCTGCTACAACTGCCCAATAGCATGTAAAAGGGTCACCAAGACCGATAAGATGAGCGGTGATGGACCGGAGTATGAGAGCATCGCCAACTTGGGTAGCATGTTAGGTGTTGATGACTTAAAGGATGTAGCAGAAATGAATTATCTGTGCAATGAGCTTGGGCTTGACACCATATCCATGGGCGTGACGCTTGCATGCTTCTTAGAATTAGTTGAGAAAGGTAAAGTGAACCTCGACTTGAGGTGGGGCGAAGCTGAGAGGTTGAAGAATTTGATAGTCGATACAGCCTACAGGAGAGGTTATGGAGATGTACTTGCTGAGGGCTCATTAAGGCTCGCTAGGAGCTATGGAGACGAGGAGCTATCTATGAGCGTGAAGGGGTTAGAGATCCCGGCTTACGATCCCAGAGGAGCTTTCGGCATGGCCCTCTCATACGCCACCTCTTATCGTGGTGCTTGCCACTTAAGAAGTTGGACCATAGCCTTTGAGGTCATAGGAGTACCTAACCTAGTTGAGAGGTTCTCGGCCTTTGAGAAGCCATCCCTAGTCAAGTACACGCAGGACCTATCAGCAGTGTACGATAGCTTAGTGATGTGCAAACATTTTGCTGTAGAGTTCGATGAAGAACCCTTAAGTGCCATGTTAAGTGCTGTCACTGGAGTGGAATTTTCTAAAGAAGGGCTATTAATGGTTGGCGAGAGGGTTTGGACAATAGCTAGGCTATTCAATATTAGAGAAGGTTTTAGTAAAAAAGACGATAGGCTACCGAGGAGACTTCTAACGCCATTAACAACTGGTCCCACTGCTGGCAGAATTCCACCTCTCAACGATATGATTGAGGAATACTATTTGATTAGAGGATGGGATTCTAATGGTGTTCCAACTAAGAGGTGCCTTAGTAAATTAAGCTTAGAGGGGATTGTATGA
- a CDS encoding MnmC family methyltransferase has translation MIVPEDYIKELLRQKRYNEVDRISRMTVSKFKDQILSLSQEELWSLIDRITGGLGYTSEDRDITRLIVYGTYISWADAVKQGSKVLEIGTGLGRTCYSILSTTLPLLYLTIDSSPEILTIALHRNPYPPFQEALSSPVVKICLCDAVSAVRSMNDLFDHIIHDGGPNPNRNPSLFSSSFLEDLVSLLKIGGTLSVFGSKSKKWQNKLYYELKSLGLSVTSTPLPYTPVLVFHCIKE, from the coding sequence GTGATCGTCCCAGAGGACTACATTAAGGAGTTATTACGGCAGAAAAGGTATAATGAGGTTGATAGGATTAGCAGGATGACTGTATCCAAATTCAAGGACCAAATTCTCTCGCTTAGTCAGGAGGAGCTGTGGAGCTTAATAGATAGAATAACCGGCGGCCTGGGCTATACATCAGAGGATAGAGACATAACGAGGCTGATAGTCTACGGCACGTACATCTCATGGGCCGATGCTGTAAAACAGGGCTCCAAGGTTCTAGAGATAGGAACTGGATTAGGAAGGACCTGCTACTCCATCCTCTCTACGACCTTACCTTTGCTTTACCTAACCATAGATTCATCGCCAGAGATATTGACCATAGCTCTTCATAGGAATCCTTATCCACCATTTCAAGAGGCTCTATCAAGCCCAGTAGTTAAGATATGTCTATGTGATGCAGTGAGCGCTGTGCGTTCCATGAATGACTTATTCGATCACATAATTCATGATGGGGGACCTAATCCAAACAGGAATCCGTCCCTCTTCTCTAGTAGCTTCTTAGAGGACTTAGTCTCTCTCTTAAAGATCGGGGGGACGTTATCCGTCTTCGGAAGCAAAAGCAAGAAGTGGCAGAACAAGCTGTACTATGAGCTCAAGTCTCTAGGTCTTTCGGTTACCTCAACCCCCCTCCCATACACTCCAGTGCTCGTCTTCCATTGCATTAAAGAATAA